A genomic window from Xyrauchen texanus isolate HMW12.3.18 chromosome 15, RBS_HiC_50CHRs, whole genome shotgun sequence includes:
- the LOC127656214 gene encoding protein S100-A12-like: MALQYTELELALNVLVTNFHSASATHADTLTVQEFQNMLSKELPNMVKTSGDQEGLNKLMKNMGMEEGEGVTFKNFWQLVDSLANTQCGLQSKEKQVKCVKCILL, encoded by the exons ATGGCCCTACAG TACACAGAGCTAGAATTGGCCCTGAATGTCCTGGTCACAAACTTTCACTCAGCTTCAGCCACTCATGCTGACACTCTCACAGTCCAGGAATTCCAGAACATGCTCTCTAAAGAGCTGCCCAACATGGTGAAG ACATCAGGGGACCAGGAAGGGCTAAACAAACTCATGAAGAACATGGGCATGGAAGAGGGGGAGGGAGTCACGTTCAAGAATTTTTGGCAGCTGGTGGATTCCCTGGCCAATACTCAATGTGGGCTGCAGAGCAAAGAGAAGCAGgtgaaatgtgtaaaatgtattctgctctGA